TTGCTGTTCGCCGCTTTGCCAGCCAGAGTCCAGCGTCGTCGAGTCGCTCAGACAGCATTGGGGCGTTTCTTCTTCCTGATTGCTTCTATAGTCCCTGTAGTCTCTCTCCCTGGCCCTGTCAGTCTCCTCCTCTCTGAAGTAACCGGAGGTCGCCGGGCCCTCCTGCAGCTGTTCGTCGTCTTTCGACGCGTAATACGAGTATCGTCCCTGTTGGATCACCTCGTACTGCGCGTCGGGAGCTAGGAACGGTCCTCTGGCAGTCCTCGGTTCGTCGCTGTTCGCGTAGTTGTCGGACGGTATGTCGCCGCTGTCCGATGGCAGCGGAAGAGGCAGTCTGGATCGTTTGGAGAGCTGTCGCTTGCCTAAACGGGCCGCCAGGTAGTCGACGCCCTCGGAATGCTCCGCTCCTGTCGGAAATTGATCGTCTGACCATTCAGTAATCGTTATTAAAGTGCTCGGTTCCCGATCATTCGATTCTATACCTTCTTTCTCGACGGCCAGATCGTAGAAGCTGCTCTCGGGGCCGCAACACGACGACACGTCTCCGAAATAGAGCTCGCTCTCCGACTGTTTCGGTCCAGGATTCGCCTCCTGCTGAAACGCCCCGTTCTCCACGCCTTTCAGCGGCTTCCTGATCCTCCTGCTCTTCATCGTGCCCTCGTTCACGCCCTCGGGGTCGGTGCTGTTCGATATTTCTTCGGCGTTCTCGTAATTGTCCGAGGGACGTTTCGCTGGTCTAGGTCTGTGATCTGACACCATAAGGTTATGCCTCGAAGAACATGGTTCCCGCTCGCTATGTCTTTTTCGTTTCGCACGGGTTACAATGCAACCGGTTTCGTATACCTACGAGTAGCATGAATGGTTACCTTCGTTGTTCTCGAAATTCTCGATTCGTTTGGCGATCCTGGGCCTCTGTTCGGCTACTTGCGGTCTCCTGGCAGGGCTGTTCGGGTCGCTGTAAGGCGGCGGTGGGCCCCACAGGGGCACCGGCGTCTCCAGAACGCTGTAAGAGGCCGTGCTAGGCGTGTACGGTCCATTCTGTGTGTTGAGAACGGAGTACGGGCCGCTCGGTTGAGAATTGAGCACGCTGTAAGGACCATTCGCGTTCTCCGCGTTCGCCTCCGTCTGTCTGGCTTGCGTGTGGAAGCCGTAATTCGAGTCGGGACTCGGCGCTGGTCCTCTGGATCTCGACCAGGGCAGCCTCCATCTCCTGCGAAGATTAGAAGGAGACCTGAGCTGCATTTTTACACGTAAAAACGTTCGTTTCGGTTGAATTTAATACGCGGCGGACGGGTTCCTCGGCCGGGAACGTTTTTCACGGCGAGGGAGAATGTTCGCCACGCAAAAATTCCCCGTGACCTCGCGGAGATCGTATCACTCCGTGAACGGACGCGAATCACGTGACGGGATCGGGGTTTTTATCGTCGATCTGGATGAAACCGCGGATACCGTCGCTCGTTCATCATCATCCATTCCCGAGGCGAAGAGATCTTTCCCGCAGAAGTCGGCGGCGCAATGGAATGTCGGCTTAATTGATGCCATACATTAGCGGATTACCGGAATACAATGCGAGCCGGGAGCTGCTAGATCTGTAGCTTGTTTACGAGTTTGCTGTACCCCTGCCGACCGACAATCGTGACAATCGTGAATGAAACCTATTGAATATGTATCGCTCAGGAACGAGCGCGCACGTGAACATCTGAATTGCATCAATAATCGCTGAATGAAGCACACCGCGGCTCGCGTTCCCGCGTTCAAATTGCTCCGATGCAGGCGCCGTAACAGCTTAACCATTCTCGTCGCTATTGCGCAATCGGTTTCGAGAAATTTTCCAGGGAGAACGTTATCGTCTGTCCTGCAGTCCCTGCGATTGTAACGATCGTCGCCCGATTTGACCGTTTAACGGGATTCCAGCTGAACGAAACCTACGAAGGTTAAGACGTCGTACCTGGAGGGCGCCAGGTCGGGGTTCGGCGTGTAGAGGTTGCCAGGAGTTTGCGCCCACCACGGGCTAGCACCGCCGCAGTCGTTGCAGCATCCGCAGGAACCAGTCGGTGGTCCCACGGTGCCTCCCTGGCCGTAGAGAGATCTGCATCTGAGCTCCAGCTGCTCCCAGTacatcttcttcttctcgtgACTCAACAACTGGTACACCAGCATGCACGAGAATATGCAGGCCAAGATTCCTGCGACCGAGACGCCGAACAAGGCTCGCAAGCAAGCGTGCAGGGCGCCGTGGACCGCGTCGCAGTGAGGTGTGCCTTCGAACAGCACCCCTGGGTCTCCTTCCGGTGCTCCGTAACACGTGCACGACCTGTAGGGTAGCGATCATCGATCGTTAACACGTCTTATCGACTTCCTTTTATAGCCGAGCTGAATGTGCAGCCGCTTTGCTGACCGCCACGCTTACCTCGCTTTTGCCGTGTAAACGCATTTCCGAAGACCTTGCAGCCGAGACATGTGAATCACTGTGGTCGTGACAGTAACCAGCACGCATACCAACGCGCAGACCACGCCGACGGAACCGCAGACCTTCATCTAGAAGAAAAATAAGCGGACGTTAGTTTAAAGAGAAGGCCGAGACGATATCTTTCGGGATGCTGCAACGGTATTATACCCACCAGAAGCCCGTATCTGTGCTTCCGCCTCGCGAGCAGCATCGTGAACAGGCCCATTAAAATTAACTGCAACAACCACGCGCATTCAATGTAAATGATTATTTGCAACATAGTTCAGGGGCACGTTAAAATGATATCGGACGCGACCCGACGACGGGGGCCAGCGTCCAGGGAAGACCCGTTAATCTATTCCGATCTTCGCCTCTCACCATTATGCCAGGAATGTAAGACGGTACAGTCTCAAAGAGTGCTAGGCTGGCCGTGTGGGCTGAAAGGACCGCGTGCACCGCCAAAAAGAGACTGCCGACCGCAGCGCTCAACCCACCGCACAGGCAACAAAGGACAACGTACTTCTTGCAGCAACCGCCTTCCCCGGTGTGGCCTGTAAAATTAAAATCGGTCACTGATAACGGACCAACGGATACGACCGCCAGGGATTGAAAACGGGGGAGAGCACGCGTTCGCCATCACGCTCCGAGGATCTTCAACGAGGAATATTCTCGTCGACCGAAAGACGGGTAGCGTTCGTACGGATCCCGGTGCAATCTCGCGTCGAATCTTCCGCGGCTATCGCTTCAAAGGATCACGGTGAAACACGAAATAGCTCGGAGGTTGTTTCTCGGTGGCCGAAAACGGAATCCTTTGTACTACTATCGACCCTTTTCAGAAATGGTCCCGCACGACTTATTCCCGTCGCGCCCGCTCTCCGCCGTTGCGTTCGGGGGATAATGATTGTCCTCGCGTGAGAACCCAACAACGAGAGCCCCGATCTGACCACAGTGAGAAACGTGCCACGACGCGAATTCTTCGAACTCCGCTGATTACCCCGCGGATCGATTCGATTCTCCTTTCCGTCTCTTAAGTAGATCCCCGGACCGCTGCAAAGAAAATTGcggataattaaataatttgttatccCATCGCGAGGAGGATCGCATGTCGCGTCGCGTTCTGCCCGCCCGATGATAATTTCACCGGTGGAACGAAAGATTTCAACGTTAAATCACGTCGGCGCACGGAATTGCCGTTTCTACCGGTAAGCATAGGAGAAGTGGCGATTTTTTTGTGGCTGGTAACAGAGGGACGCTCCATTCTATCGTCGGCCAGACTCGACTTTTGTTGTCAAAGTTCGCGATTCAGCCGACCATGCTGTATTGGAAATTCCTCCAATGAATGTTGAACGATAGAAGCGTCGGCGCTACGTTGCCTCAAAGACAATGGCAGATTcgttctctccttctctttcgcTCTACCGTTTCCCCTCGAGCGGGAGAGACACTCGAGAGAGAGCTCAACTTTTTAATCAGGTTTCCCGTTAATAAAGGAGGGTACTAAGCTTTTCTATAGCGGCCAGGGAACAAGCGGAAGGATCACCTTCGGTAattaaaaatctaattattttTCCGTCGCACGGAGAAATCTGCGAACGTTATGTAGGtgaattgaaatatgaaatactcTCTGTGGAAACGAGAATATGCTCAAGGATTATCGCTCCCACGATCTTGTTCAATTTATGTCGACGATTCTGAATGAAAATTCCTGGACAATGGATCGGTCGACGTGACTCAACCTGTTCTAACTTCTTGACAGTCTTCGCGCTATTGTCGGGCATCGCCGAATAGAACCTTGCGCAAAGGACAACTCGAAAGACCGTTCCTCGAAGGAAAACTCCGTTACTTTGTCCAGAAGGACCGGGATTACCTTTTCAACGGATAGAGAACCTTTTTTTCCTTTAAGCCCGATATAGGCGATCCCGCTTTGAGACGGTTTATCGCGGTCTTCATTGAAATCGACGAGGAAAACTGTTTCACCGAAAATCGTGGGCTACCTGCCGCTGCCTCTCGTGAATGCAGCTTGGGAAAATTTAAGATAGAACCGTGGAACTGTACTAGCTGAACTGGCGCAATTTCGGTTTCGGGGAAACCGGAACCGAGTGAGACTGAACCGTCATTTACATTCGAGCTCGTTCGCTACGTGTATATCAAAGTAAAAGGGCAACCATGGATTTGctcaatttcaaatgaaagagGAAACCCGAGGCAGCAGTCGTAGATCCCATGGATAAAGAGCGACTGCTATCCTGCTCGATCCGCGCAATTTCCTCGTCTCGTTCGAATCCCCTGACCTTGTTACTTATAGCTCGAAAATCACACGATTCCCCCTGCATCTGGGCAGAATCCTCAAGATTTTATCCGACCACCATTGGATAGGGTATAGAGTAACCACGTTTATTAAGGAACTCGTCGATACCTATTTTTACGGCAACCTTTCCTCATCCACGTGACCTTCTACGACGCTgcaacatatttttttttacggGCGAAAATAGAACGCGGTTGCTAGAGAATACTTTGGTCGCGTTAAACGGCGGTTTTTATGGTTACGCTTGATGCAACATCTTAGGGAAGAACGTCTTAACGACGCGGTAAACCACAATTCTAATACGACGGAGCTCCTTTTCGAATTCAACGGTCGCCGTACTATCGCTTGTGTAAAAATTTACGAGATCCATAATAGCTGAAACGAGCCATCAATCTGTTTGTACGATTTCATTTAAACGAATGATGTTTACGATTGGAAATAACGGTTCTACTCTTTTGCCTATCGATTAAAATGCAATAGATGCTGCCGTGTCACGCGATGTTTCCCATTTTCTGTACGAACATACCGAGCTCGCGTATGTATCTCCGACAATTAATTACCACGGATAGCTGAGCCATTCCATTAAGTCGCCTCCGATCTAGCTAATAGCGGATTATACGGGTACGCGGGCTCAGCGGTAGAGACAGAATGGGGTTAGGGGACCGATTGATAAATTAACAAGAAGGGTTAATCGGCATACCGCAGGGGTGAGGGTAGTGCGATCTCGGGAAGTGCGCGTGATTTGCCGGATGCGGCAAGTGGGAATGAGAGTGTGCCGCCATTGTGAACGGATAACCCTGGTTATCCATCTCCATTTCCGTTCCGAGCCGACATCGCACTATCTGGAGCACTGGATAACCGTCCATCTTCTTTGCTTCGAGGTGTCCGCACGGAGGAAACGTCGATTCACCCTAGTCACTCGATTGTCTTTGTCAACTAACACGTGGCGCCCATGGCCGGTGTTTATCCTCGCCGAACGGCTGCCGACTTCGTGCTTTCCGCGTCGCGTgttaaatttcgaaattccgGTCGAAAATGAGGGTGTCCCGTGTCGAACGGCGGAGGGATAAATCGACGATGACAACGCGGACACGCATCGACGTCTTCGACGCTTTACGGTCTACGTTTGCGCACCGCGTGTCGTCGCTGGGGATCACTTTCCAAGGTCAACTCTTTCGAATGCACTGTCCCATCGATCGATTCCCGATCAAACTCAATTTATACGCGGTCGATACGCTGTCGCGGAAGTCGACGATCTTCGCGAACGATGTCACACCGGTGTCCCATCAACACGAGTCACTGTGGCTTCTTCGTCGTGCTACGGTTCCTCCTGTGCGTTCCTTAGATCCACTGAAGACGAATGCTTCGGCACAACAACTCTAGGGGCTGCTACACGAGATCCGTGTTGACCCGCACGCTGGGGTGTCCCAcaggtggtagtggtggtggtgattCTCGGAGCGAAGACGGAGCttagaaatttctttgaaaagacCACCGAGCCGGCATTCCTCCCACGTCTATTCAGTGACGAGCTCGAATCGATTCCACCGAGCGTAAACGTATTGCAGCCTGTTGTTCGATTCGTAGTATTCTTCGACACGATGCTCCTGCTCTCTCGGTTGCCGTGAGCACCGACTGGTCGATATACCGTGACGATTCCAGCGACCCTACGCGGTCGAGGCTTGAAATTCCACGAGGGTTGTTCTTCGAAGCAAGTGGAATCGGTCAGCAGCGCTTTTTCCTGGTCGATAAGGCTTGTCCGCCACTGATAACGCGGCTAACCGGATCTTGGCTGCCGAGCAGACGATACCACAGGCGCTCGACGATCTTCCTCGAGCAAAATCACTAAGGGTGGAGCTGAGGTCTACCCTCAAGACTAATTTTGAGGGAAAGTTTCAGGAGTGTTAAAGGATACGACAGATGCTTTGACAGAGAAcgggaaatgaatatttcaaccaAGTTCCGAGAAGAGACTGAGGAACCAGAGGGGATGTTTCTCTACGTCCCCTCTAAGAAATCTTGCCGCGATCAAATATGCGTGTCGCATTGTCTTATGGTGTACAGGTATATATTGCGATACTTACATTGATTAGCAGACGTTGTTTCGTATCTCCTGGTTGGCCGAGGGGGTGGCCGAGGCGGTAACGCAGGGGGCTGATGCGTTCTCGACGCTACCTCAACGCTGCCGTCACTTTCTCCCTCTTGCCCTCTCTTATTCCCTGCGGTCTGCATCACGTGGCATTGACATTTGCTCTTGGAAGGAGCCGACACCTGAATGAACAACACTTTTATGCACAGTAGGGCGTAGGCGTTCCCGGCGAGCTCGAATTAAAATTCTCAATTACCTGAATCGAGTCTACCCCGATCAGAGACGAGTTTTTGGTATCGTTGTTCTGCGAATGCTGATGCCCGTGACTATGAATGTGTCCGTGGTGGTGACCGTGGTGCTCCAGACTCGATGGAGCCCGGTCTCTTTGCCTGGAATCCGGATGACTCGCGTGCAGCGAGTGTACTTGCTGTAGGTGATGATGGTGATCGTGAACGTGGTCCAACCGACTGTGCGTCCTTGTATTCGCGTTCGACGAGGAAGATTCGCAGGATATTCCGGAGCTGACATGATGATGGTTCACGCTTGAGTGTCCGGTCAAGCTTCCCGACGAGCTTCCGTGGTGATGGCCGGTCAACGGCGTGGTCGAAAGACTGCTATTGGCGTTGACCGCGTGCCGGTGAACCGCCGGCGAACCGCCGTGATTCAACATGCTCGAATTCGATGACGCGCCACTCATAGCGCTAGACGTCCCGTGGTGATCGCTGGAGAAGCCCGAGTTTGGAGGGTAATGACTACTCAACGCGGCAGCGCTGGCGAGACGATGATGACTCGTCGGCGATGCCCTATGAGCCATGGTCGAGGAGGCGGAAATCGGGTTAGGATGGTGATGGGAGCTAGCGCTGCCAACAGCGGCTTGGCTCATCGAAGTGCCACTGGAGCTACTCAACGGGCCGGAGTTTCCATGAACGTGGCTGGTTAGGCTGGGCGCCAGGTTCCCGTGATGATGAGCCGACACACCTTGCGGCCCGTGCGGATGATGCACGGTGGCTGGGCCGTGGTGATGGGTCACGTTCGTGGTCTTCCCGTTCCCGTGATGATGATGAGTGTGCTGCCGCTGATGCTGCTGGAATCCCATCAGGCCGTCGCCCGCGTCCAAATTCGTGCCGCTTCGGAAGTTGTCCGCGTGTTTGTGAACGTGGGCATGAGTATCGCCGTGGAAATGCCCGTGGACGTTGCGTTCCGGCGACGTCGGCTCGTGATGATGCTGATAAGGATTCAAGACTTGCTGAATATTCTTCAGTTTATCTTTGCTGGAAGCGGCTTGCTTTGGCGATAACCCGGCGGCGTGATCCTCCAACTGCTTGTCCAGATCTTTCGCGGATGTTTCGAGCAAGCCCGTGCTAGGCTCCAACAAAGGACTAGGGCTGGAAGTTAGGCTGTGTTGGTTATCCTGCAGGCTGCTGCCGGATTCCTGAACTCTTCTCGCGGCCTCGAACGCCAAGTTTCGAGAGAGATCCAAGTTTCTCGGGCTGCACGAAAGATTGTGCTGGCCGTGCCTCGACAAAATCGCCCCTTGACtttcgatcgacctcggattCGATGATAGACCCGGCTGATGCTCCATGATATCGACATTCCTAGTATTCTCCAAATTGATCTGTTGGCTTTCTTGATGGGATAGCGGACTTTCGAGTCTTCTTATTGGCTCGAAAGCGCTCTGAAGAGCTTCCAGACCCCTAGGGAGTTCTTGGCTGTTGGAAATTCTTGTACTTCCCACGCTCCTCTCCGCCCTGTCTCTCTGCGCTCTCATGGAATCCATGCTGCTCATCGCGGAGCATTGGCAAGAGTGTTGCGGACTTTCCGGAACGTCCAGGTCGGTGGTTAATTGCGGCTGGGACATTTTTCTACCTGCAAAATCACGATAGACGGCCCGATTAAAGGGACGAAGAGAATCGCGACGACCGTTCATTGATCAGCTATGTAATAAGCTTTCATGCTATTTATCGCGGGGATCGAGGCGTTCGGGACGTCTATAGACGCGTCCGTTTTCGCGATCACGATCGATCATCGCGGCCGATTCGCGGCGGATTTCTCGCGTCTGGTCGAGAGGCGATTTATTTGCCGTCTAGCCGCCGCCTTGTTCGGCTTGATGAATCGTTTCGGATTGCAAAGCAGCGGGTGCCAGTGTCTAAGCGCCGTGTACACAGGGAAAAATAAACGCGATCGTTTCGTCCACCAGATATATTCCCGCTCGATTCCTCGCGGCCGACGATTATCGATGATCCACGAAACTGAGAAAGAGCCGGCAGCCGGTCAAAGAATTAACGAATCCCTCGATTACAATGGAATACGGGCCGCCTGGCAATGGGACGATGCTAACTGCGGATATCGCATCCGTTCTGGACGCGGAAACGCGGAAAACTTTCCCGGCCTATTAGCGCCTTCCGTCGTTAAAACTTTCGAATAGCTTTCGAAGAACTTATATAAATATCTCGGCGAGCGTTAGGCGTTTCTTCTTTTGAATTCCGGAGGAGAGGCCTCCACGGTTCGGCATTGTGCGTTTATTTAAAAGAATCCCGCCCTCTAACTTGCTCCTAGGTATTGCCTTGTTAAGGATTTCTTACGAGCCCCGATAATAAGCATCGGCCGGAAAGCATCgttacgtttttttttttcggATCGCGGTCGTCGGATTTCGAGCGAACGCGAAACTTTTGATTGAAAACGAACCCGAGATATAACGGGTCCAGCCCGTTCCATCGGCAACTCTATCCTCGGACAAAACGGAATGTTACAGTATCACTTTTTCTTAACCATCAACACGTTAGACGGTCTGTTTAAGGGTCTGTTCAAGCCTGTTCCGAAGGTGGGAATCTACTTAGGCTAAAGGGTCGTTCGTGTTTCGTTCCGCGGAATCGATCACATCGACGGGCGCCTTTAAGCGGGGCCGATATCGAGGCATCTAGTTACCGCGAACCAGTCCAAAGTAGTCACCGCGTGTACGAGCCGGTGACTCTGCTCGGCCATTCGCATTCTTCGTATCTCGTTATACGAGTGCAAAGCCACCGAAGGCCATGGTCAAGTTCGATGCCGACGGCGTTGCACGGACGCGGTTCACTTTTTCTGTCGTTCGACGATCTCTTCTCTTCTCCTCTCGCGTTGGCTCGATCGTGGGGGAAGAAGAATGGGAATACTTCGCGGCACGTGGATTTAATTTCGTTCACGCAGAACGAAACCGACCGACGGTCCCGATCCGTCCCCCTGGATCCCCTTCTCGCCGGCGTGACCGTCCTTCCCTCGCTTCGTGTTCCAGACAGTTCTCGCCGAATGCCTGACCGGTAAAAAATATCGAGAGTCTCCCATGGTTTACTCGCGTGACCGTAAAACTGATGTAACAGGCGAGGTAACACGTCGGGCCCAAACGACGGGCCGACGAGTATCGGCGGGGCATCGATTTCACCGGGATCGCGAACGGGGATAAGAATAGAAAGCGACGCGGGGCTCCGCCGGGTCGAAGATTAACGCGACGTCGAACGCGAATCGACGGCAGGCCTCTATCGGACAGTTAGGAGCTGTTAATTTCTAGTATTCAGATAAGTTATCTTGGCCGAGCTTCCCTCGACCACGGATACCGGTTCCACCGTCACGGATTAATGGAACGGTCGTGTGCGTCGACAGGTTCGAGCTCGACTAGAAATTCCACGGTCCCGATCGTTCCGAGCATCCTAGAATCCGCCGGGAAACCCAGATATTAAGCCGTTCCCCGGTCGTTATTTCACGGTGGCTCGCGGTTTCCGCGAGCCACCGTGAGAAATATCATCGGCGACCGACCGCGACACCGCGCCGTCCGGGTGCCAGGCACCTTTTTTCTCGATGCGCGATACCAGTGCCCTACCCACGGTTCCCTTCGAACCCGGACCGTGGCCTCTCGCGCGCGAGAGAGCACGTTTTTCGAATCGGCATCTATCCCCGGGTACCCGCGTTAAGCGAACAAGATAGTCGTGCGGCTCACCTGCACGATCGAATATTCAAGTGCTCCCGTCTGCTCTCCTGGGTCCTCTCAATCACTGTCTCCCGGTGACGCTCCTTCCGCATGCCCGACGATCTCAGCGCGGATCTGAACACGAGGCAATGGTCTATTTTCGCCGCGGATTCCGTGTTCCTTGGTCTTCCCACTGGGATACCGGGATAAGTCGGTAGGCGTGTGCATTTTCGAATCGTCGCTCGGCGCGGACACGCGTGGCGCCAAAAAAGACGACCGCACGCGCACACCGTTCACACAATCACCAGCACCACCACATACATGGCTTTTTATCGTCGCACTGTGTCGGGCCGGACGAGAAACGTTTCGCGTATCACATTCACAGAGAGCGGTGTCCCTTTTCTTCGTCACTCCTTGAATCACGGTGTTCGCTGGTTAATCCGATTCCGAGAGTCGCGTATCGCATCGCGCGTCAGAGAACGGTCCCACGGAGTCGAGGGAGAACGGACGAGCGACCGGGACTCGAAGAAAGGAAGCAACCGGAGGATAGGAGCGGAGCGCAATATCGTGAGAGACTGAGTCTGGTGCCTTCCACCTTCACTGGCAGCCGTTCTGCCTTGGAATGTGCCTTTGCCCCCTCAAGCCCCTCTTCGCTCCTCCGTGCCGGGCCCAGGTGAGGGGCCCTCAGGGCCCCGACTCTTACGCCGCAGCCCCCGCTCTGCCCCCTCATTCGTACACAGCCTCGTACCCAGACACCGTCGATTCGGTCCTGGGACCGCGAATGTCAGGCCCACCCACTCTCGTGAGCTACGACCGGACGCGTTGGATAGAGCGGATCATACGGTGTCGTTGATCGGGCTGAATCGCGATCGCGTTCGattcttcatttatttatccTCGTTTCCTACAGTCTACGGTACACGGGAATAAGGAACTGTAATTTTCAAATGGAACAATCGTTACGGTTGCCGTTCGAATGCAACGATCGCGAATAATTATTCCGCTGCGTCGCTGGCTCACGGGTTCAAGTGGTAAATTCAGTTCTcgcaatatttacaaattcacgTACCGAACTGTTTCGAATGGTTATTCACCTATGcgatttaatcaaattattctgTTTGTCGTTGCTTAAAGTGGATCGCTTTGGCAAATGAGACCGTCTGTTATCCTTGGAAAAGTTTCTTTTGGGGAATTCTTCCGCGATACGCGGATAAACGACTTTCTATCGATGTCGCGATTGTAATAGATTCGGTGTTTGGGTTACCTTTAAAAAGTTCTTCTATGAAAAATCATTGACTAGCCGCGTGCCACGAGTTTCGGAGATTTTCGTGGGCAAAGTATTTCCCAGTGAACTTGGACAAAGGATACCGAGCTTCAGGGACGACAAAAGATTAGGTAGTATCCGAGGCAGGTACCCGGAGCTTATGGTTAGCTCAGTTCATAACCGTTTAGAGCGTAAAGGTATAATTTTCAGGGAGGAAACTGCGACGCGATTCTCGTGAGCTTGAGGGTTCGAAGTTCGTGCTTTCTGTTCTATTAGCGTGATTGCTCCCAGCAACGGGTAATAGAGGATAATGGTCGTGATCCTGATTATCCCTTAAATTTAGTTATAAAAATTCTTCGCTAGTTACGTATAGAAGGATGTGAAATTCTTCCTCTTATCGAGCGAGCTGCACGGGAATTTCGGCTCCAGCGGTCTCTTACCGATCGATTGTTGGTTCTTTGTTAGCCATTTAAACGaggaacaatttttttaagatCAAGTTACTATAAGTAATTAGTACTCGAGTATACCCGCTATCCAACGAAGGAAAGTATTTTATATCTCGAGAGCGAATCTAAAATTGTAGGTGCAAATCCGAAAGTGAACAAATTTTTCGAACCGCCGATCCCACGGGAGGGCCCCGCGTCCCCAAAGATTTCCAGGGTCTCCCTGGGACGTCCTAAATCATCCTTGACCATCCCTCACCTCTCTTGGTCAAATTCTACCGTCCTTTTCGCAAGGGTCTCGGAGTAGTC
This is a stretch of genomic DNA from Nomia melanderi isolate GNS246 chromosome 1, iyNomMela1, whole genome shotgun sequence. It encodes these proteins:
- the LOC116426877 gene encoding uncharacterized protein LOC116426877, whose amino-acid sequence is MSQPQLTTDLDVPESPQHSCQCSAMSSMDSMRAQRDRAERSVGSTRISNSQELPRGLEALQSAFEPIRRLESPLSHQESQQINLENTRNVDIMEHQPGLSSNPRSIESQGAILSRHGQHNLSCSPRNLDLSRNLAFEAARRVQESGSSLQDNQHSLTSSPSPLLEPSTGLLETSAKDLDKQLEDHAAGLSPKQAASSKDKLKNIQQVLNPYQHHHEPTSPERNVHGHFHGDTHAHVHKHADNFRSGTNLDAGDGLMGFQQHQRQHTHHHHGNGKTTNVTHHHGPATVHHPHGPQGVSAHHHGNLAPSLTSHVHGNSGPLSSSSGTSMSQAAVGSASSHHHPNPISASSTMAHRASPTSHHRLASAAALSSHYPPNSGFSSDHHGTSSAMSGASSNSSMLNHGGSPAVHRHAVNANSSLSTTPLTGHHHGSSSGSLTGHSSVNHHHVSSGISCESSSSNANTRTHSRLDHVHDHHHHLQQVHSLHASHPDSRQRDRAPSSLEHHGHHHGHIHSHGHQHSQNNDTKNSSLIGVDSIQVSAPSKSKCQCHVMQTAGNKRGQEGESDGSVEVASRTHQPPALPPRPPPRPTRRYETTSANQCHTGEGGCCKKYVVLCCLCGGLSAAVGSLFLAVHAVLSAHTASLALFETVPSYIPGIMLILMGLFTMLLARRKHRYGLLMKVCGSVGVVCALVCVLVTVTTTVIHMSRLQGLRKCVYTAKARSCTCYGAPEGDPGVLFEGTPHCDAVHGALHACLRALFGVSVAGILACIFSCMLVYQLLSHEKKKMYWEQLELRCRSLYGQGGTVGPPTGSCGCCNDCGGASPWWAQTPGNLYTPNPDLAPSRRWRLPWSRSRGPAPSPDSNYGFHTQARQTEANAENANGPYSVLNSQPSGPYSVLNTQNGPYTPSTASYSVLETPVPLWGPPPPYSDPNSPARRPQVAEQRPRIAKRIENFENNEDHRPRPAKRPSDNYENAEEISNSTDPEGVNEGTMKSRRIRKPLKGVENGAFQQEANPGPKQSESELYFGDVSSCCGPESSFYDLAVEKEGAEHSEGVDYLAARLGKRQLSKRSRLPLPLPSDSGDIPSDNYANSDEPRTARGPFLAPDAQYEVIQQGRYSYYASKDDEQLQEGPATSGYFREEETDRARERDYRDYRSNQEEETPQCCLSDSTTLDSGWQSGEQQQSDDNVRPVNV